The Actinomadura graeca nucleotide sequence CCGGCCACGTCCCTCTACCCGCCGGATCATTGATCACACCGGGAGCGGCGGAGGGAGCCGCCCCGGCGCTCCCGCCTGCGGAGACCCCGGTGATCCACCCCGCGGGTGATCGGTAGACTGTCCGCCGCGTCCCTCGGGTGAGGGACGCGGCGGAGGCGGGGCCCGCCGCCCCCGGTCCGGGGGAGACCACGGTGACGGCCGCCGGCGGTCCGCGCCGGGACGCGTGTCCCGCCGGTAGGAGTGAGCCATGCCCGACGCGGCGGCCGACGGCCCCGTCGATCCCGATGTCGACCTGCGCGTCCCGGCGCAGCGCTCCGAGCTGCGCCGCGCCCCCTGGTCGATCCTCGCGGCGGTGTCGGCGGGCGGGGTCCTCGGAGCGCTGGCCCGCTGGGGGCTGACCAGCGCCTTCCCGTACCGGCCGGCGGAGTTCCCCTGGTCCGTCTTCTGGATCAACGTCACGGGGTGCCTGGCGATCGGGGTGCTGATGGTGCTGGTCACCGAGGCCGGGCCCGTGCACCGGCTGGTGCGCCCGTTCCTCGGCGTCGGCGTCCTGGGAGGTTTCACCACGTTCTCCACCTATGTCGTGGACATCCAGCGGGCGGTGGAGGACGATGCCGCCGGTCTGGCGCTCGCCTATCTGGCAGGGACGCTCGCCGCCGCACTGCTCGCCGTGTTCGCCGGGATGCGGCTGACCCGGCGGTTCGCCCTCCGGCGCCCCCGGGAACGTCCGTGACCGGGCTGCTGGTCGTGCTCGGCGCGGCGCTGGGCGCGCCGCTGCGCTACCTGACCGACCGCGCGGTGCAGTCCCGTCACGACTCGGTCTTCCCCTGGGGGACGTTCACCGTCAACGTCGCGGGGTCCGCGTTGCTGGGGTTCCTCGCCGCGCTCCCGGCGGACGGCGGCGTCATGTCGCTCGCCGGGACGGGCTTCTGCGGCGCGCTGACCACCTACTCCACGTTCGGCTACGAGACGC carries:
- a CDS encoding fluoride efflux transporter FluC, with the translated sequence MPDAAADGPVDPDVDLRVPAQRSELRRAPWSILAAVSAGGVLGALARWGLTSAFPYRPAEFPWSVFWINVTGCLAIGVLMVLVTEAGPVHRLVRPFLGVGVLGGFTTFSTYVVDIQRAVEDDAAGLALAYLAGTLAAALLAVFAGMRLTRRFALRRPRERP
- a CDS encoding fluoride efflux transporter FluC, yielding MTGLLVVLGAALGAPLRYLTDRAVQSRHDSVFPWGTFTVNVAGSALLGFLAALPADGGVMSLAGTGFCGALTTYSTFGYETLRLAEGGARFYAVANAVASIAAGLGAAYCGMAVAAAVTG